Proteins encoded together in one Thermoanaerobaculia bacterium window:
- a CDS encoding CDGSH iron-sulfur domain-containing protein — protein MAETKILIRKNGPIRVEGENILIVDAEGRRFGLGGRTAISLCRCGRSANKPFCDSTHGKVGFESECPARDLPPPAPKA, from the coding sequence ATGGCCGAAACGAAGATCCTGATCCGCAAGAACGGCCCCATCCGGGTGGAAGGGGAAAACATTCTGATCGTGGACGCGGAAGGCCGGCGGTTCGGCCTGGGCGGGCGGACGGCAATTTCCCTTTGCCGTTGCGGACGCTCGGCGAACAAGCCCTTCTGCGATTCGACGCACGGCAAGGTCGGCTTCGAATCGGAATGTCCGGCGCGCGATCTCCCGCCTCCGGCGCCGAAGGCGTAG